Sequence from the Mycosarcoma maydis chromosome 4, whole genome shotgun sequence genome:
CCATGTAGCATCACACCATCGACTCAATCGCATTCGACCTCGTTCTGGCTACACAACgctctgctcttgctgctaAGCTACATTTCCATCTTCTGGAACGTCTGGCTCTCTCCCACTGGCGGCCGCTGCGCGTCCACATCCTTGGAACCGTCTTGGTTGCCCCATCACCAAGTACCGATCGAGTTGCTCGCCCTCGTCGATACCTCTACCGACCAGCCGCGTGTCGCACCGAGCTCGCACCTCGGTCCGTGGTTCGACTTTTGGTTCTATCCGGTCCAGAACTCGTACGTCATGTCGGGCTTCCCGCCTCTCGCGTGGCTCTCATTCTGCGTGTTCGGCATGCTTTATGCCAGGGTCATGCTACACAAACGCTGGACACCCaaggcggtggcggcgtGGAACTTGAGCGTTGCAgtggtgcttgctgctcttttCGTCGGCACGAGGCTGTTGCATTTCGGAAATCTGTCCGAAGACTGCCTGCGCATCGGCGGGCAGCAAGTGCCGGACGGTGCCAACCAGTACTTGATATCGGTCAAGAGCTTCTTCTACATCACAAAGGTATGTCTTGGCATTATCCTACGATTCTCGCACGCCGTCATTGCGGTGCACATGAAAACTGACTCGAATCCGAATGCCTGGACTGCTTAATACAGTATCCGCCCAGCCCTTcgttcttcttcttgaccatGTCGATCAACTTTGCCCTGCTAGCCGTGTTCAGCGCCATGCCTCCGAGCATGGCGTCCTTCCTCCCGGGTTTACCCAACTACGGTGGATCGGCGCTCTTCTTCTACGTGTAAGTCTGTGGCGTCCGTTACCAAcagcggctgcggctgcggctgatGTGTTTGATGCAGACGGCTGACGCCTTTGCTGGTTTGAAAACGACAGAGCGCACATGTATTTGTACTTCCTGCTCGCTGTTCCAGTGCGGTACTTGTTCGAACACGATCTTCCGGATAAGCCGCCCAATGAGTGGGAACAGACCAAGGGCTTGGGCAACACGCCACCCTTCTGGATCACATGGATTCTGGGGCTGTTGATTCTCAGTCCAATGTGTCGAGCATACGGCGCATTCAAGGCCAAGCAACCGGAGGATTCGATCTGGCGTTTCTTCTGAAAGTCTGCTGGTCTAGCATTAGCATTTGCGAGACGGGTTGTATGTTAGCATGTAGCAAACATCTCAGCCTGATACACGATTACCCTCCCATACTCGTCGGTGCTACCCtggagctcgaagcgcaacCAGCTTGTTTGCAGATCTTGCAGTCCTTGGATGTGGAAGAACTGTCTTGCATTTGTATCTATCGGAAACAGTCGTTCCAACACGTTGGACCACACCTTGCCATCTTCCGATGCCAAGATATTGAGCGAGATTGGGCTGAAGCCTCCTGCAAACGTGAGCGCCAACGTGTGCAGTTTTGCtatcgagatcgagtgtGCAAGTTTAAATGAGATGACGTGGACCGCACAAGACGCATCGCTGTTGGGCGCAACGTTCTCCGAGGTCCAGCAGGTTTCTGCGGAACCATCGAGCATGGATCTGGCGTCCTTGGATGTACCGGACGAGACTTTGACTTTGACTTGGTGGGTGAGGATGTTGTGCAGCGTAGCGCCTGCGTCCACCGAGGGTGCGCTCAGTGTCGGCGCAATCGTCATTGCTTTGTGCGACTGTCGATGGAACAGGTCAAGGTGTTTAGCAGaacgaagcacgaagcacgaagcacgaagcacaaTCTCTGGACGAAGAGCCAAGTTAAAAAGGAACACGGAAGCCGGATTTTACTTTTTTGCCGAACCTCATCACGCATTGCCCACGTGATCGCAGtcagactcgtgacttggcgCTCCACCTCACGCCTGGTCTCCCTTACACTTGCTACTCATTCGATCGCAAAGGGGACGGACTGAGCTTTGCGCATCAGCCTAAGCAGGCTTGGAGTACCAAAGTTGAGCACGCGTGCGCTTCATAGAGCCGCGCTTGCATGACTGGCTGCGTCTCCCCTT
This genomic interval carries:
- a CDS encoding uncharacterized protein (related to TR4 orphan receptor associated protein TRA16); this encodes MTIAPTLSAPSVDAGATLHNILTHQVKVKVSSGTSKDARSMLDGSAETCWTSENVAPNSDASCAVHVISFKLAHSISIAKLHTLALTFAGGFSPISLNILASEDGKVWSNVLERLFPIDTNARQFFHIQGLQDLQTSWLRFELQGSTDEYGRVIVYQAEMFATC